A genomic stretch from Candidatus Bathyarchaeota archaeon includes:
- a CDS encoding NAD/NADP octopine/nopaline dehydrogenase family protein: MVKTVAVLGAGNGGCATAADLSLRGFKVNLWNRSYNRIAPILKSGGIELTGRIREQGFAKLNRITWSNNIKETVQDAEIIIVTVPTFGHKDIAARCAPYLSEGQTIVLNPGYFGSLEFTKTLRSMGVKKEIRIAETSTLTYACRMLGPAKVKVIVATKFFLFGTFPGEEVKETVSIFKQLYPSAIKAINVLEVFLNNPNPLVHPVGILLNTWPIENLKRLCFYKDCVTLSVAKVIQAIDEERLALCKTLGFRQISTKKRLIMGKYAEEGTIQEMYNNSILRSIEAPSSIKSRYITEDVPYGLVSWASLGRMLDVPMPTVESLIKLASVINEVDYYKKGRTAEKLEISGLDAEGLNKFLAEGVR; the protein is encoded by the coding sequence ATGGTAAAAACGGTTGCAGTTCTAGGAGCTGGAAATGGTGGCTGTGCGACGGCTGCTGATCTATCATTAAGAGGTTTCAAGGTAAATCTTTGGAATAGATCATACAATCGTATTGCGCCAATATTAAAATCTGGCGGGATAGAGTTAACCGGCAGGATTAGAGAACAAGGCTTTGCGAAATTAAACAGAATTACATGGAGCAACAATATTAAAGAAACAGTTCAAGACGCAGAAATAATAATTGTAACGGTTCCAACATTTGGGCACAAAGACATTGCAGCCCGCTGCGCTCCATATTTGAGCGAAGGTCAAACTATAGTATTGAATCCTGGCTATTTTGGTTCACTTGAATTTACCAAGACTTTAAGAAGCATGGGAGTAAAAAAGGAAATAAGAATAGCCGAGACATCAACGTTAACTTATGCATGCAGAATGCTGGGACCAGCTAAAGTTAAGGTGATAGTCGCCACCAAGTTCTTCTTATTTGGAACATTCCCTGGAGAGGAGGTTAAAGAGACCGTTAGTATTTTCAAACAACTATACCCTTCAGCGATTAAAGCCATTAATGTATTAGAAGTTTTTTTAAACAATCCAAATCCTTTAGTTCATCCTGTTGGAATACTGTTAAATACATGGCCTATTGAAAATCTAAAACGCCTTTGTTTTTATAAAGACTGTGTGACGCTTTCTGTTGCAAAAGTTATCCAAGCAATAGATGAAGAAAGGCTAGCCCTTTGTAAGACTTTGGGGTTTAGGCAGATTTCGACAAAGAAGCGCTTAATAATGGGTAAATACGCCGAAGAAGGAACAATTCAAGAAATGTATAATAACAGCATACTCAGAAGCATCGAAGCTCCTTCCAGTATTAAGTCAAGATACATAACTGAGGATGTCCCTTACGGCTTGGTCTCTTGGGCATCTCTTGGTAGAATGCTTGATGTTCCTATGCCTACAGTGGAATCATTAATCAAGTTGGCCTCAGTTATTAATGAAGTTGATTACTACAAAAAAGGAAGAACTGCCGAGAAACTGGAAATCTCGGGATTAGATGCTGAAGGGCTAAACAAATTTCTTGCAGAAGGCGTGCGCTAA